A single genomic interval of Bradyrhizobium japonicum USDA 6 harbors:
- a CDS encoding acetyl-CoA acetyltransferase — translation MTDKTNIPEDRIPVIVGIGEIIDRPKEITDGLEPLDLLEQALRRAEQDAGAKLLGEVQSLDVVNFLSWRYRDPEKLLAQRLGIAPAHCYYGPVGGESPIRYLHEAAKRIARGECTVAAVCGAEAQSTATKAERAGVKLAWTPFAHDVEEPKRGAAFQKPLAAKLGVFRPVTVYPFYESASSAHWGQTPREAMAESGTLWSRYSEAAAENPNAWLKRRYAPDEITTPTADNRLIAWPYNKLMVANPSVNMGGALLLTSLARARAAGIAEDKLVYPLGGASAEEPRDYLLRDQFHESHPQNAVLKAAMDLAGGDGKKFDAIELYSCFPCVPKMARRTLGLSADVKPTVTGGLTFFGAPLNTYMTHAACAMVRRVRNGAKLGLLYGQGGFVTKHHALVVSKTPREALAQETSVQAEADRNKRAVPEFVTDVSGRGKVESFTVLHRRGGEVEHGVVMLRTEDDRRTLGRIAASDTATLAHLLNMDRTPVGSLGEITMATDGVPEWRVG, via the coding sequence ATGACTGACAAGACCAATATCCCCGAAGACCGCATCCCCGTCATCGTCGGCATCGGCGAGATCATCGACCGCCCCAAGGAGATCACCGACGGCCTCGAGCCGTTGGATCTGCTCGAACAGGCACTACGGCGGGCCGAACAGGACGCCGGCGCAAAGCTGCTTGGCGAGGTGCAGTCGCTCGACGTCGTCAACTTCCTGAGCTGGCGCTATCGCGATCCGGAAAAGCTTTTGGCGCAGCGGCTCGGCATTGCGCCGGCGCATTGCTATTACGGCCCGGTCGGCGGCGAGAGCCCGATCCGCTACCTCCACGAGGCAGCAAAGCGCATCGCGCGTGGCGAATGCACGGTGGCCGCAGTCTGCGGCGCGGAGGCGCAATCGACCGCGACCAAGGCGGAGCGCGCTGGGGTCAAGCTAGCCTGGACGCCGTTCGCCCATGACGTCGAGGAGCCCAAGCGTGGGGCGGCCTTCCAGAAGCCGCTGGCGGCGAAGCTCGGCGTGTTCCGTCCCGTCACCGTATATCCATTCTATGAGTCCGCCTCATCCGCCCATTGGGGCCAGACCCCGCGCGAAGCCATGGCAGAGTCCGGCACCCTGTGGTCGCGCTACTCCGAGGCCGCCGCCGAAAACCCCAACGCCTGGCTGAAGCGGCGCTATGCGCCGGACGAGATCACGACGCCGACGGCGGACAACCGGCTGATCGCGTGGCCCTACAACAAGCTCATGGTCGCCAACCCCAGCGTCAACATGGGCGGCGCGCTGCTGCTCACCAGCCTCGCCAGGGCGCGCGCGGCCGGCATCGCGGAGGACAAGCTGGTGTACCCGCTCGGCGGCGCCTCGGCCGAAGAGCCGCGCGATTATCTCCTGCGCGATCAGTTCCATGAAAGCCATCCGCAGAATGCGGTGCTGAAGGCGGCGATGGATCTCGCCGGCGGCGACGGCAAAAAGTTCGACGCGATCGAGCTCTATAGCTGCTTCCCCTGCGTGCCCAAGATGGCGCGGCGGACTCTGGGCCTCAGCGCCGACGTGAAGCCGACCGTGACCGGTGGCCTCACCTTCTTCGGCGCGCCGCTCAACACCTACATGACGCATGCGGCCTGCGCGATGGTGCGGCGTGTGCGCAATGGTGCCAAGCTCGGGCTGCTCTACGGCCAGGGCGGCTTCGTCACCAAGCACCACGCATTGGTGGTGTCGAAGACGCCGCGTGAGGCGCTGGCGCAGGAGACGAGCGTGCAGGCAGAGGCCGACCGCAACAAGCGCGCGGTGCCCGAGTTCGTCACGGATGTCTCGGGCAGGGGCAAGGTCGAGAGCTTTACCGTGCTCCATCGCCGCGGCGGCGAGGTCGAGCACGGCGTGGTGATGCTGCGGACGGAAGATGATCGACGTACGCTGGGGCGCATCGCGGCCAGCGATACCGCGACTCTGGCGCACTTGCTGAACATGGATCGCACGCCGGTGGGTTCGCTCGGCGAGATCACGATGGCTACGGATGGCGTGCCGGAGTGGCGGGTCGGTTAA
- a CDS encoding efflux RND transporter periplasmic adaptor subunit, translated as MSPTEPRSPVSHRKLGIFGVVALIAAGLVVGTGIRAREEQGSKLKEWTDDQAVPSIVVTLPNAKALNATIDLPGRLEAYYRAPIFARVSGYLKSWSVDMGARVKAGQVIAEIEAPDLDQQLLQARADLASQQASARLSEATLNRRKTLVASNFVSAQEIDERTADLSNKNAAVHSGQANVERLEALAGYKKITAPFDGVVTARDTDVGALINAGGGSGPAMFVVSDITKLRVYVNVPQNYVPAIKIGAKATMVMPEYPNRTFQATVEASSQAVDVASGTTRMQLRLDNSNGELMPGGYASVKLNLQRDTAPLSIPASALIFNGSGLRVATVGADDKVQFKTVTIARDLGKEVELASGIAPDDRVITVPPDGLSDGDQVRVTGAGAKGKPATASEKQAPKG; from the coding sequence TGATTGCGGCAGGCCTCGTTGTCGGCACCGGCATTCGTGCCCGCGAGGAGCAGGGCTCCAAGCTGAAGGAGTGGACCGACGATCAGGCCGTTCCCAGCATCGTCGTGACGCTGCCCAATGCGAAGGCTCTCAACGCCACCATCGACCTGCCGGGCCGTCTGGAAGCCTATTACCGCGCGCCGATCTTCGCGCGCGTCTCCGGCTATCTGAAGAGCTGGAGCGTCGACATGGGCGCGCGCGTCAAGGCGGGGCAGGTGATCGCCGAGATCGAGGCGCCCGACCTCGACCAGCAACTGCTTCAGGCCCGTGCTGACCTCGCCAGCCAGCAGGCCAGTGCCAGGCTCTCGGAAGCCACGCTCAACCGGCGCAAGACGCTGGTCGCCTCCAACTTCGTCTCGGCGCAGGAGATCGACGAGCGCACCGCCGATCTCTCCAACAAGAACGCAGCCGTCCACTCAGGCCAGGCCAACGTCGAACGCCTCGAGGCGCTGGCCGGCTACAAGAAGATCACCGCGCCGTTCGACGGCGTGGTCACGGCGCGCGATACCGACGTTGGCGCGTTGATCAACGCCGGCGGCGGCTCCGGTCCGGCGATGTTCGTGGTCTCCGACATCACCAAGCTGCGCGTCTACGTCAACGTTCCCCAGAACTACGTGCCGGCGATCAAGATCGGCGCCAAGGCCACCATGGTCATGCCGGAATACCCGAACCGGACATTCCAGGCGACGGTCGAGGCGTCCTCGCAGGCCGTCGACGTCGCCTCAGGCACCACCCGCATGCAGCTTCGGCTCGACAATTCCAACGGCGAGTTGATGCCCGGCGGCTATGCCAGCGTGAAGCTCAACCTTCAGCGCGACACCGCGCCGCTGAGCATTCCCGCCAGCGCCCTGATCTTCAACGGCAGCGGCCTGCGCGTCGCGACCGTCGGCGCGGACGACAAGGTGCAATTCAAGACCGTGACCATCGCGCGCGATCTCGGCAAAGAGGTTGAACTCGCCTCGGGCATCGCGCCCGACGACCGCGTCATCACTGTCCCGCCGGATGGCCTTTCCGACGGCGACCAGGTTCGCGTGACCGGGGCCGGCGCCAAGGGCAAGCCGGCGACGGCGTCGGAGAAGCAGGCGCCGAAGGGCTAG